One region of Populus trichocarpa isolate Nisqually-1 chromosome 4, P.trichocarpa_v4.1, whole genome shotgun sequence genomic DNA includes:
- the LOC18097795 gene encoding B3 domain-containing protein Os01g0234100 isoform X1 produces MDAKEDQNTSPKPRLPISDPVPLNTYPRIRRRKPNMSKLKLTQIHEKSPEPEYKTGHELQVLYDKSEESREPRSRKRKKDAFSVFYDSTETKSPAMELAEEIRANLEAAYPSFAKTLVRSNVTVGFWMHLPMRFCKMHLPKNDTTVFLENESGEEYILNYIAERTALSGGWKAFCAANNLHEGDVLVFHLLKPSRFKVYIVKGNGSSQADGEFGIPSSDAYGKEIISKPDEKDVQGGKKAKHLELLPAGHLEENNQENGLIVVDNNKGYAASQSENESEDRASETLGVIKLSGSTVDFDNFEGIENFSVLLNGFAIDSELSEHHRIKYYELCRSQNSFLHSNLLNSINHKLAAEIIIGTVDISEEIRSSRLSSSHADYGVWDKTLKGFEMFGMNVGFLRERLSRLMSLALESEEAMESECREVKLEQARIDSEMKSLELRLLKLKETRERLDDEIEALKENAEKHELMFQEAVSAPW; encoded by the exons ATGGATGCCAAGGAAGACCAAAACACTTCCCCTAAGCCTCGGCTTCCAATCTCCGACCCAGTTCCCCTTAATACTTATCCCAGG ATTAGGAGAAGGAAGCCAAATATGTCCAAGCTAAAACTGACCCAGATCCATGAGAAGTCTCCAGAACCTGAGTACAAGACTGGTCATGAACTC CAGGTGTTGTATGATAAATCAGAGGAATCAAGGGAGCCCAGAAG CCGTAAGCGAAAGAAAGACGCGTTCAGTGTATTCTATGATAGTACCGAAACTAAGTCTCCTGCTATGGAACTGGCAGAAGAGATTCGGGCAAATTTAGAAGCAGCATATCCTAGCTTTGCAAAAACTTTGGTCCGTTCAAATGTGACTGTGGGGTTTTGGATG CATCTTCCCATGCGGTTCTGCAAAATGCATTTGCCAAAGAATGACACGACAGTTTTTCTGGAAAATGAAAGTGGGGAAGAATACATACTAAATTACATTGCAGAAAGGACAGCACTGAGTGGCGGATGGAAAGCATTCTGTGCTGCAAACAATTTACATGAGGGTGATGTTCTTGTTTTCCATTTATTGAAACCTTCAAGGTTTAAG GTGTACATTGTAAAAGGAAATGGTTCCTCCCAAGCAGATGGGGAGTTTGGCATTCCAAGTTCAGATGCTTATGGAAAAGAAATCATCTCTA AACCAGATGAAAAAGATGTACAAGGCGGTAAAAAGGCCAAGCATTTGGAGCTTCTTCCAGCTGGCCATCTGGAAGAGAATAATCAAGAGAATGGCCTGATTGTAGTGGACAACAATAAAGGGTACGCTGCCAGTCAATCTGAGAATGAAAGTGAAGATCGTGCCTCCGAAACTTTGGGAGTCATCAAACTTTCTGGATCCACTGTTGATTTTGACAATTTTGAAGGCATTGAAAATTTCAGCGTTCTCTTAAACGGTTTTGCTATAGACTCTGAGCTCTCAGAACATCACAGGATTAAGTACTATGAGCTATGTCGCTCACAAAACTCATTTCTGCACAGCAATCTTCTCAACAGTATTAATCATAAATTGGCAGCTGAAATAATAATTGGGACTGTGGACATTTCAGAGGAGATTAGATCTTCAAGGCTTTCCAGCTCCCATGCTGATTATGGAGTTTGGGACAAGACTTTGAAAGGCTTTGAGATGTTTGGCATGAATGTTGGATTTTTACGTGAGAGGTTAAGCCGGCTGATGAGCCTTGCTCTGGAATCAGAAGAGGCAATGGAATCAGAATGCAGAGAAGTTAAACTTGAGCAAGCTCGTATAGATTCAGAGATGAAAAGTCTCGAATTGAGGCTTTTGAAATTAAAGGAGACGAGGGAGAGACTTGATGATGAGATAGAGGCCCTAAAGGAGAATGCTGAGAAGCATGAGCTTATGTTTCAGGAAGCTGTCAGTGCCCCATGGTAA
- the LOC18097795 gene encoding B3 domain-containing protein Os01g0234100 isoform X2, with product MDAKEDQNTSPKPRLPISDPVPLNTYPRIRRRKPNMSKLKLTQIHEKSPEPEYKTGHELVLYDKSEESREPRSRKRKKDAFSVFYDSTETKSPAMELAEEIRANLEAAYPSFAKTLVRSNVTVGFWMHLPMRFCKMHLPKNDTTVFLENESGEEYILNYIAERTALSGGWKAFCAANNLHEGDVLVFHLLKPSRFKVYIVKGNGSSQADGEFGIPSSDAYGKEIISKPDEKDVQGGKKAKHLELLPAGHLEENNQENGLIVVDNNKGYAASQSENESEDRASETLGVIKLSGSTVDFDNFEGIENFSVLLNGFAIDSELSEHHRIKYYELCRSQNSFLHSNLLNSINHKLAAEIIIGTVDISEEIRSSRLSSSHADYGVWDKTLKGFEMFGMNVGFLRERLSRLMSLALESEEAMESECREVKLEQARIDSEMKSLELRLLKLKETRERLDDEIEALKENAEKHELMFQEAVSAPW from the exons ATGGATGCCAAGGAAGACCAAAACACTTCCCCTAAGCCTCGGCTTCCAATCTCCGACCCAGTTCCCCTTAATACTTATCCCAGG ATTAGGAGAAGGAAGCCAAATATGTCCAAGCTAAAACTGACCCAGATCCATGAGAAGTCTCCAGAACCTGAGTACAAGACTGGTCATGAACTC GTGTTGTATGATAAATCAGAGGAATCAAGGGAGCCCAGAAG CCGTAAGCGAAAGAAAGACGCGTTCAGTGTATTCTATGATAGTACCGAAACTAAGTCTCCTGCTATGGAACTGGCAGAAGAGATTCGGGCAAATTTAGAAGCAGCATATCCTAGCTTTGCAAAAACTTTGGTCCGTTCAAATGTGACTGTGGGGTTTTGGATG CATCTTCCCATGCGGTTCTGCAAAATGCATTTGCCAAAGAATGACACGACAGTTTTTCTGGAAAATGAAAGTGGGGAAGAATACATACTAAATTACATTGCAGAAAGGACAGCACTGAGTGGCGGATGGAAAGCATTCTGTGCTGCAAACAATTTACATGAGGGTGATGTTCTTGTTTTCCATTTATTGAAACCTTCAAGGTTTAAG GTGTACATTGTAAAAGGAAATGGTTCCTCCCAAGCAGATGGGGAGTTTGGCATTCCAAGTTCAGATGCTTATGGAAAAGAAATCATCTCTA AACCAGATGAAAAAGATGTACAAGGCGGTAAAAAGGCCAAGCATTTGGAGCTTCTTCCAGCTGGCCATCTGGAAGAGAATAATCAAGAGAATGGCCTGATTGTAGTGGACAACAATAAAGGGTACGCTGCCAGTCAATCTGAGAATGAAAGTGAAGATCGTGCCTCCGAAACTTTGGGAGTCATCAAACTTTCTGGATCCACTGTTGATTTTGACAATTTTGAAGGCATTGAAAATTTCAGCGTTCTCTTAAACGGTTTTGCTATAGACTCTGAGCTCTCAGAACATCACAGGATTAAGTACTATGAGCTATGTCGCTCACAAAACTCATTTCTGCACAGCAATCTTCTCAACAGTATTAATCATAAATTGGCAGCTGAAATAATAATTGGGACTGTGGACATTTCAGAGGAGATTAGATCTTCAAGGCTTTCCAGCTCCCATGCTGATTATGGAGTTTGGGACAAGACTTTGAAAGGCTTTGAGATGTTTGGCATGAATGTTGGATTTTTACGTGAGAGGTTAAGCCGGCTGATGAGCCTTGCTCTGGAATCAGAAGAGGCAATGGAATCAGAATGCAGAGAAGTTAAACTTGAGCAAGCTCGTATAGATTCAGAGATGAAAAGTCTCGAATTGAGGCTTTTGAAATTAAAGGAGACGAGGGAGAGACTTGATGATGAGATAGAGGCCCTAAAGGAGAATGCTGAGAAGCATGAGCTTATGTTTCAGGAAGCTGTCAGTGCCCCATGGTAA
- the LOC18097796 gene encoding B3 domain-containing protein Os06g0194400 isoform X2 translates to MISREKNYVMERAEEIQAYLGNKFLTCVKPMLPSHVSGGFWLGLPRKFYHLHLPNHDAIIILVDETEKEYQVVYIAERTGLSGGWRGFSIEHRLLEQDALVFQLIEPDKLKIYIVRANRLSETDGALGLMHLSHAKRTDFGQNVPEAFSDGSSPID, encoded by the exons ATGATCTCGcgggaaaaaaattatgtcatgGAGAGAGCTGAAGAGATCCAAGCCTATCTCGGAAACAAATTCCTTACCTGTGTCAAGCCCATGCTCCCATCTCATGTTTCTGGGGGATTTTGGCTG GGTTTACCAAGAAAGTTTTATCATCTGCATTTGCCAAATCATGATGCCATAATCATTTTGGtggatgaaactgaaaaggaGTATCAAGTAGTATATATCGCAGAAAGGACTGGGTTAAGTGGAGGGTGGAGAGGGTTTTCAATCGAACACAGATTACTTGAGCAAGATGCTTTGGTTTTCCAGCTGATCGAACCCGACAAACTTAAG ATCTACATTGTCAGAGCAAATCGATTATCTGAAACCGATGGTGCTCTTGGCCTTATGCATTTATCCCATGCAAAACGAACAGATTTTG GACAAAACGTCCCTGAAGCCTTTTCCGATGGCAGTTCACCGATAGATTAA
- the LOC18097796 gene encoding B3 domain-containing protein Os06g0194400 isoform X1, translating into MISREKNYVMERAEEIQAYLGNKFLTCVKPMLPSHVSGGFWLGLPRKFYHLHLPNHDAIIILVDETEKEYQVVYIAERTGLSGGWRGFSIEHRLLEQDALVFQLIEPDKLKIYIVRANRLSETDGALGLMHLSHAKRTDFGKQRASRSARMLPLSLKMLAKIDICLSLGCLQFCPLNHSNKGQIDGSSAVVFSNLIYQRCFS; encoded by the exons ATGATCTCGcgggaaaaaaattatgtcatgGAGAGAGCTGAAGAGATCCAAGCCTATCTCGGAAACAAATTCCTTACCTGTGTCAAGCCCATGCTCCCATCTCATGTTTCTGGGGGATTTTGGCTG GGTTTACCAAGAAAGTTTTATCATCTGCATTTGCCAAATCATGATGCCATAATCATTTTGGtggatgaaactgaaaaggaGTATCAAGTAGTATATATCGCAGAAAGGACTGGGTTAAGTGGAGGGTGGAGAGGGTTTTCAATCGAACACAGATTACTTGAGCAAGATGCTTTGGTTTTCCAGCTGATCGAACCCGACAAACTTAAG ATCTACATTGTCAGAGCAAATCGATTATCTGAAACCGATGGTGCTCTTGGCCTTATGCATTTATCCCATGCAAAACGAACAGATTTTGGTAAGCAGCGTGCTTCTCGGTCAGCCAGGATGCTTCCGTTATCATTAAAAATGCTGGCAAAAATAGATATTTGCTTGTCTTTAGGCTGTCTTCAGTTTTGTCCTCTGAATCATTCAAACAAAGGACAAATAGATGGAAGCTCTGCAGTTGTTTTCTCTAATCTTATCTACCAACGTTGTTTCTCTTGA